The Chlorocebus sabaeus isolate Y175 chromosome 1, mChlSab1.0.hap1, whole genome shotgun sequence genome includes a region encoding these proteins:
- the ROBO4 gene encoding roundabout homolog 4 isoform X1: MGSGGESLPGGRASRPLLLLLIMGGMAQDSPPQILVHPQDQLFQGPGPARMSCRASGQPPPTIRWLLNGQPLSMVPPDPHHLLPDGTLLLLQPPARGHAHDGQALSTDLGVYTCEASNRLGTAVSRGARLSMAVLREDFQIQPRDMVAVVGEQLTLECGPPWGHPEPTVSWWKDGKPLVLQPGRHTVSGGSLLMERAEKSDAGAYMCVATNSAGHRESRAARVSIQEPQDYTEPVELLAVRIQLENVTLLNPDPAKGPKPGPAVWLSWKVSGPAAPAQSYTALFRTQTAPGDQGAPWAEELLAGWQSAELGGLHWGQDYEFKVRPSSGRARGPDSNVLLLRLPEKVPSAPPQEVTLKPGNGSVLVSWVPPPAENHNGIIRGYQVWSLGNTSLPPANWTVVGEQTQLEIATLMPGSYCVQVAAVTGAGAGEPSSPVCLLLEQAMERATREPSEHGPWTLEQLRATLKRPEVIATCGVVLWLLLLGTAVCIHRRRRAGVHLGPGLYRYTSKDAILKHRMDHSDSQWLADTWRSTSGSRDLSSSSSLSSRLGADSRDPLDCRRSLLSWDSRSPGVPLLPDTSTFYGSLIAELPSSPPARPSPQVPAVRRLPPQLARLSSPCSSSDSLCSRRGLSSPRLSLAPTEAWKAKKKQELQHVNSSPLLRGSQPLEFRACELGNRGSKNLSQSPGAVPQALVAWRALGPKLLSSSNELVTRPLPPAPLFPHETPPTQSQQTQPPVAPQAPSSILLATAPIPILSPCSPPSPQASSLSGPSPASSHLSSSSLSSLGEDQDSVLTPEEVALCLELSEGEETPRNSVSPMPRAPSPPTTYGYISTPTASEFTGMDRTGGGVGSEGGVLLCPPRPCLTPTPSEGSLANGWGSASEDNAASARASLVSSSDGSFLADAHFARALAVAVDSFGFGLEPREADCVFTDASSPPSPRDDIFLTPNLSLPLWEWRPDWLEDMEVNHAQRLGRGMPPWSPDSQISSQRSQLHCPVPKAGVGVHLPKPLDTSPSRIVKTSENKIRAKLTWSPQGAKHHLHLTPSHCFLLCAVHSHYQVALA, from the exons ATGGGCTCTGGAGGAGAGAGCCTCCCGGGGGGCCGGGCTTCCCGGCCTCTGCTGCTCCTGCTCATCATGG GAGGCATGGCTCAGGACTCCCCGCCCCAGATCCTAGTCCACCCACAGGACCAGCTGTTCCAGGGCCCTGGCCCTGCCAGGATGAGCTGCCGAGCCTCAGGCCAGCCACCTCCCACCATCCGCTGGTTGCTGAATGGGCAGCCCCTGAGCATGGTGCCCCCAGACCCACACCACCTCCTGCCTGATGGGACCCTTCTGCTGCTGCAGCCCCCTGCCCGGGGACATGCCCACGATGGCCAGGCCCTGTCCACAGACCTTGGTGTCTACACATGTGAGGCCAGCAACCGGCTGGGCACAGCAGTCAGCAGAGGTGCTCGGCTCTCCATGGCTG TCCTCCGGGAGGATTTCCAGATCCAGCCTCGGGACATGGTAGCTGTGGTGGGTGAGCAGTTAACTCTGGAATGTGGGCCGCCCTGGGGCCACCCAGAGCCCACAGTCTCATGGTGGAAAGATGGGAAACCCCTGGTCCTCCAGCCCGGAAGGCACACG GTGTCCGGGGGGTCCCTGCTGATGGAAAGAGCAGAGAAGAGTGACGCGGGGGCCTACATGTGTGTGGCCACCAACAGCGCAGGACACAGGGAGAGCCGTGCAGCCCGGGTGTCCATCCAGG AGCCCCAGGACTACACAGAGCCTGTGGAGCTTTTGGCTGTGCGAATTCAGCTGGAAAATGTGACACTGCTGAACCCGGACCCCGCAAAGGGCCCCAAGCCTGGACCGGCTGTGTGGCTCAGCTGGAAG GTGAGCGGCCCTGCTGCCCCTGCCCAATCTTACACGGCCTTGTTCAGGACCCAGACTGCCCCGGGAGACCAGGGAGCTCCGTGGGCAGAGGAGCTGCTGGCCGGCTGGCAGAGCGCAGAGCTTGGAGGCCTCCACTGGGGCCAAGACTATGAGTTCAAAGTGAGACCATCCTCCGGCCGGGCTCGAGGCCCTGACAGCAACGTGCTGCTCCTGAGGCTGCCAGAAAAAG TGCCCAGTGCCCCACCCCAGGAGGTGACCCTAAAACCTGGCAATGGCAGTGTCCTTGTGAGCTGGGTCCCACCACCTGCTGAAAACCACAATGGCATCATCCGTGGCTACCAG GtctggagcctgggcaacacgtcACTGCCCCCAGCCAACTGGACTGTGGTTGGTGAGCAGACCCAGCTGGAAATCGCCACCCTCATGCCAGGCTCCTACTGTGTGCAAGTGGCTGCAGTCACTGGTGCTGGAGCTGGGGAACCCAGTAGCCCTGTCTGCCTCCTTTTAG AGCAGGCCATGGAGCGAGCCACCCGAGAACCCAGTGAGCatggtccctggaccctggaGCAGCTGAGGGCCACCTTGAAGCGGCCTGAGGTCATTGCCACCTGTGGTGTTGTGCTCTGGCTGCTGCTTCTGGGCACTGCTGTGTGTATCCACCGCCGGCGCCGAGCTGGGGTGCACCTGGGCCCAG GTCTGTACAGATATACCAGTAAGGACGCCATCCTAAAACACAG GATGGATCACAGTGACTCCCAGTGGTTGGCAGACACTTGGCGTTCCACTTCTGGCTCTCGGGActtgagcagcagcagcagcctcagCAGTAGGCTGGGGGCAGACTCCCGGGACCCGCTAGACTGTCGTCGCTCCT TGCTCTCCTGGGACTCCCGAAGCCCCGGCGTGCCCCTGCTTCCAGACACCAGCACTTTTTATGGCTCCCTCATCGCTGAGCTGCCCTCCAGTCCCCCAGCCAGGCCAAGTCCCCAGGTCCCAGCTGTCAGGCGCCTACCACCCCAGCTGGCCCGACTCTCCAGCCCCTGTTCCAGCTCAGACAGCCTCTGCAGCCGCAGGGGACTCTCTTCTCCACGCTTGTCTCTGGCCCCTACAGAGGCTTGGAAGGCCAAAAAGAAGCAGG AGCTGCAGCATGTCAACAGTTCCCCACTGCTCCGGGGCAGCCAACCCTTGGAGTTCCGGGCCTGTGAGTTGGGAAATAGAGGTTCCAAGAACCTTTCCCAAAGCCCAG GAGCTGTGCCCCAAGCTCTGGTTGCTTGGCGGGCCCTGGGACCGAAACTCCTCAGCTCCTCAAATGAGCTGGTTACTCGTCCTCTCCCTCCAGCACCCCTCTTTCCTCATGAAACTCCCCCAACTCAGAGTCAACAGACCCA GCCTCCGGTGGCACCACAGGCTCCCTCCTCCATCCTGCTGGCAACAGCCCCCATTCCCATCCTTAGCCCCTGCAGTCCACCTAGTCCTCAGGCCTCTTCCCTCTCTGGCCCCAGCCCAGCTTCCAGTCACCTGTCCAGCTCTTCACTGTCATCCCTGGGGGAGGATCAAGACAGCGTGCTGACCCCTGAGGAGGTAGCCCTGTGTTTGGAGCTCAGTGAGGGTGAGGAGACTCCCAG GAACAGCGTCTCTCCCATGCCAAGAGCTCCTTCACCCCCCACGACCTATGGGTATATCAGCACCCCGACAGCCTCAGAGTTCACGGGCATGGACAGGACCGGAGGAGGGGTGGGGTCCGAGGGGGGAGTCTTGCTGTGCCCACCTCGGCcctgcctcacccccacccccagcgaGGGCTCCTTAGCCAATGGTTGGGGCTCAGCCTCTGAGGACAATGCTGCCAGCGCCAGAGCCAGCCTTGTCAGCTCCTCCGATGGCTCCTTCCTCGCTGATGCCCACTTTGCCCGGGCCCTGGCAGTGGCAGTGGATAGCTTTGGTTTTGGTCTAGAGCCCAGGGAGGCAGACTGCGTCTTCACAG ATGCCTCATCACCTCCCTCCCCAAGGGATGACATCTTCCTGACCCCCAACCTCTCCCTGCCCCTGTGGGAGTGGAGGCCAGACTGGTTGGAAGACATGGAGGTCAACCACGCCCAGCGGCTGGGAAGGGGGATGCCTCCCTGGTCCCCTGACTCTCAGATCTCTTCCCAGAGAAGTCAGCTCCACTGTCCTGTGCCCAAGGCTGGTG TTGGGGTCCACCTTCCCAAGCCTCTGGACACTTCTCCCTCCAGGATTGTGAAAACAAGTGAAAACAAAATTAGAGCAAAGCTGACCTGGAGCCCTCA
- the ROBO4 gene encoding roundabout homolog 4 isoform X2 gives MGSGGESLPGGRASRPLLLLLIMGGMAQDSPPQILVHPQDQLFQGPGPARMSCRASGQPPPTIRWLLNGQPLSMVPPDPHHLLPDGTLLLLQPPARGHAHDGQALSTDLGVYTCEASNRLGTAVSRGARLSMAVLREDFQIQPRDMVAVVGEQLTLECGPPWGHPEPTVSWWKDGKPLVLQPGRHTVSGGSLLMERAEKSDAGAYMCVATNSAGHRESRAARVSIQEPQDYTEPVELLAVRIQLENVTLLNPDPAKGPKPGPAVWLSWKVSGPAAPAQSYTALFRTQTAPGDQGAPWAEELLAGWQSAELGGLHWGQDYEFKVRPSSGRARGPDSNVLLLRLPEKVPSAPPQEVTLKPGNGSVLVSWVPPPAENHNGIIRGYQVWSLGNTSLPPANWTVVGEQTQLEIATLMPGSYCVQVAAVTGAGAGEPSSPVCLLLEQAMERATREPSEHGPWTLEQLRATLKRPEVIATCGVVLWLLLLGTAVCIHRRRRAGVHLGPGLYRYTSKDAILKHRMDHSDSQWLADTWRSTSGSRDLSSSSSLSSRLGADSRDPLDCRRSLLSWDSRSPGVPLLPDTSTFYGSLIAELPSSPPARPSPQVPAVRRLPPQLARLSSPCSSSDSLCSRRGLSSPRLSLAPTEAWKAKKKQELQHVNSSPLLRGSQPLEFRACELGNRGSKNLSQSPGAVPQALVAWRALGPKLLSSSNELVTRPLPPAPLFPHETPPTQSQQTQPPVAPQAPSSILLATAPIPILSPCSPPSPQASSLSGPSPASSHLSSSSLSSLGEDQDSVLTPEEVALCLELSEGEETPRNSVSPMPRAPSPPTTYGYISTPTASEFTGMDRTGGGVGSEGGVLLCPPRPCLTPTPSEGSLANGWGSASEDNAASARASLVSSSDGSFLADAHFARALAVAVDSFGFGLEPREADCVFTDASSPPSPRDDIFLTPNLSLPLWEWRPDWLEDMEVNHAQRLGRGMPPWSPDSQISSQRSQLHCPVPKAGASPVDYS, from the exons ATGGGCTCTGGAGGAGAGAGCCTCCCGGGGGGCCGGGCTTCCCGGCCTCTGCTGCTCCTGCTCATCATGG GAGGCATGGCTCAGGACTCCCCGCCCCAGATCCTAGTCCACCCACAGGACCAGCTGTTCCAGGGCCCTGGCCCTGCCAGGATGAGCTGCCGAGCCTCAGGCCAGCCACCTCCCACCATCCGCTGGTTGCTGAATGGGCAGCCCCTGAGCATGGTGCCCCCAGACCCACACCACCTCCTGCCTGATGGGACCCTTCTGCTGCTGCAGCCCCCTGCCCGGGGACATGCCCACGATGGCCAGGCCCTGTCCACAGACCTTGGTGTCTACACATGTGAGGCCAGCAACCGGCTGGGCACAGCAGTCAGCAGAGGTGCTCGGCTCTCCATGGCTG TCCTCCGGGAGGATTTCCAGATCCAGCCTCGGGACATGGTAGCTGTGGTGGGTGAGCAGTTAACTCTGGAATGTGGGCCGCCCTGGGGCCACCCAGAGCCCACAGTCTCATGGTGGAAAGATGGGAAACCCCTGGTCCTCCAGCCCGGAAGGCACACG GTGTCCGGGGGGTCCCTGCTGATGGAAAGAGCAGAGAAGAGTGACGCGGGGGCCTACATGTGTGTGGCCACCAACAGCGCAGGACACAGGGAGAGCCGTGCAGCCCGGGTGTCCATCCAGG AGCCCCAGGACTACACAGAGCCTGTGGAGCTTTTGGCTGTGCGAATTCAGCTGGAAAATGTGACACTGCTGAACCCGGACCCCGCAAAGGGCCCCAAGCCTGGACCGGCTGTGTGGCTCAGCTGGAAG GTGAGCGGCCCTGCTGCCCCTGCCCAATCTTACACGGCCTTGTTCAGGACCCAGACTGCCCCGGGAGACCAGGGAGCTCCGTGGGCAGAGGAGCTGCTGGCCGGCTGGCAGAGCGCAGAGCTTGGAGGCCTCCACTGGGGCCAAGACTATGAGTTCAAAGTGAGACCATCCTCCGGCCGGGCTCGAGGCCCTGACAGCAACGTGCTGCTCCTGAGGCTGCCAGAAAAAG TGCCCAGTGCCCCACCCCAGGAGGTGACCCTAAAACCTGGCAATGGCAGTGTCCTTGTGAGCTGGGTCCCACCACCTGCTGAAAACCACAATGGCATCATCCGTGGCTACCAG GtctggagcctgggcaacacgtcACTGCCCCCAGCCAACTGGACTGTGGTTGGTGAGCAGACCCAGCTGGAAATCGCCACCCTCATGCCAGGCTCCTACTGTGTGCAAGTGGCTGCAGTCACTGGTGCTGGAGCTGGGGAACCCAGTAGCCCTGTCTGCCTCCTTTTAG AGCAGGCCATGGAGCGAGCCACCCGAGAACCCAGTGAGCatggtccctggaccctggaGCAGCTGAGGGCCACCTTGAAGCGGCCTGAGGTCATTGCCACCTGTGGTGTTGTGCTCTGGCTGCTGCTTCTGGGCACTGCTGTGTGTATCCACCGCCGGCGCCGAGCTGGGGTGCACCTGGGCCCAG GTCTGTACAGATATACCAGTAAGGACGCCATCCTAAAACACAG GATGGATCACAGTGACTCCCAGTGGTTGGCAGACACTTGGCGTTCCACTTCTGGCTCTCGGGActtgagcagcagcagcagcctcagCAGTAGGCTGGGGGCAGACTCCCGGGACCCGCTAGACTGTCGTCGCTCCT TGCTCTCCTGGGACTCCCGAAGCCCCGGCGTGCCCCTGCTTCCAGACACCAGCACTTTTTATGGCTCCCTCATCGCTGAGCTGCCCTCCAGTCCCCCAGCCAGGCCAAGTCCCCAGGTCCCAGCTGTCAGGCGCCTACCACCCCAGCTGGCCCGACTCTCCAGCCCCTGTTCCAGCTCAGACAGCCTCTGCAGCCGCAGGGGACTCTCTTCTCCACGCTTGTCTCTGGCCCCTACAGAGGCTTGGAAGGCCAAAAAGAAGCAGG AGCTGCAGCATGTCAACAGTTCCCCACTGCTCCGGGGCAGCCAACCCTTGGAGTTCCGGGCCTGTGAGTTGGGAAATAGAGGTTCCAAGAACCTTTCCCAAAGCCCAG GAGCTGTGCCCCAAGCTCTGGTTGCTTGGCGGGCCCTGGGACCGAAACTCCTCAGCTCCTCAAATGAGCTGGTTACTCGTCCTCTCCCTCCAGCACCCCTCTTTCCTCATGAAACTCCCCCAACTCAGAGTCAACAGACCCA GCCTCCGGTGGCACCACAGGCTCCCTCCTCCATCCTGCTGGCAACAGCCCCCATTCCCATCCTTAGCCCCTGCAGTCCACCTAGTCCTCAGGCCTCTTCCCTCTCTGGCCCCAGCCCAGCTTCCAGTCACCTGTCCAGCTCTTCACTGTCATCCCTGGGGGAGGATCAAGACAGCGTGCTGACCCCTGAGGAGGTAGCCCTGTGTTTGGAGCTCAGTGAGGGTGAGGAGACTCCCAG GAACAGCGTCTCTCCCATGCCAAGAGCTCCTTCACCCCCCACGACCTATGGGTATATCAGCACCCCGACAGCCTCAGAGTTCACGGGCATGGACAGGACCGGAGGAGGGGTGGGGTCCGAGGGGGGAGTCTTGCTGTGCCCACCTCGGCcctgcctcacccccacccccagcgaGGGCTCCTTAGCCAATGGTTGGGGCTCAGCCTCTGAGGACAATGCTGCCAGCGCCAGAGCCAGCCTTGTCAGCTCCTCCGATGGCTCCTTCCTCGCTGATGCCCACTTTGCCCGGGCCCTGGCAGTGGCAGTGGATAGCTTTGGTTTTGGTCTAGAGCCCAGGGAGGCAGACTGCGTCTTCACAG ATGCCTCATCACCTCCCTCCCCAAGGGATGACATCTTCCTGACCCCCAACCTCTCCCTGCCCCTGTGGGAGTGGAGGCCAGACTGGTTGGAAGACATGGAGGTCAACCACGCCCAGCGGCTGGGAAGGGGGATGCCTCCCTGGTCCCCTGACTCTCAGATCTCTTCCCAGAGAAGTCAGCTCCACTGTCCTGTGCCCAAGGCTGGTG CTTCTCCTGTAGATTACTCCTGA
- the HEPN1 gene encoding LOW QUALITY PROTEIN: putative cancer susceptibility gene HEPN1 protein (The sequence of the model RefSeq protein was modified relative to this genomic sequence to represent the inferred CDS: deleted 2 bases in 1 codon), which produces MGNGGLGIAPWDDGESELEFRRLNGPGMQGPLEALRRRGWNTQRASFSFRFVIALSRDTVDYCHSYELFNRWWHGHVLATQRPSLFILMLV; this is translated from the exons ATGGGTAATGGCGGCCTTGGAATAGCTCCATGGGATGATGGAGAATCAGAGCTAGAGTTTAGGAGGTTG AATGGGCCAGGGATGCAGGGACCCTTGGAGGCATTAAGGAGGAGGGGATGGAATACACAGAGGGCCTCCTTCTCTTTCAGATTTGTAATTGCCCTCTCTCGTGACACAGTAGATTACTGCCACTCCTATGAACTGTTCAATAGGTGGTGGCATGGGCATGTCCTGGCTACACAGCGGCCCAGTCTCTTTATTTTGATGTTAGTGTGA